One region of Erwinia tracheiphila genomic DNA includes:
- the lipA gene encoding lipoyl synthase, with amino-acid sequence MSKLIQMERGVKYRDADKMALIPVKAVVTERAEILRKPEWMKIKLPADSSRIQGIKAAMRKNGLHSVCEEASCPNLAECFNHGTATFMILGAICTRRCPFCDVAHGRPVAPDTNEPEKLAQTIADMGLRYVVITSVDRDDLRDGGAQHFADCIRAIRAKNPTIKIETLVPDFRGRMDRALDILNATPPDVFNHNLENVPRVYRQVRPGANYEWSLKLLERFKEAHPEIPTKSGLMVGLGETNAEIVEVMRDLRRHGVTMLTLGQYLQPSRHHLLVQRYVSPAEFDEMKTAAIEMGFTHAACGPFVRSSYHADMQAKGLEVK; translated from the coding sequence ATGAGTAAACTCATTCAGATGGAACGCGGCGTTAAGTACCGTGATGCAGATAAAATGGCCCTGATCCCGGTAAAGGCGGTGGTCACAGAACGTGCTGAAATTTTACGTAAGCCGGAGTGGATGAAAATCAAACTCCCGGCAGATTCCAGCCGCATTCAGGGCATTAAGGCTGCCATGCGTAAAAATGGCCTGCACTCTGTCTGTGAAGAGGCTTCTTGCCCTAACCTTGCAGAATGTTTTAACCACGGCACTGCCACTTTCATGATTCTGGGCGCTATATGTACGCGGCGCTGCCCATTCTGCGACGTGGCGCATGGTCGTCCGGTAGCACCTGACACCAATGAGCCAGAAAAGCTGGCACAAACCATTGCTGATATGGGCCTGCGCTACGTGGTTATAACTTCTGTTGATCGCGATGATCTTCGCGATGGCGGTGCTCAACATTTTGCAGATTGTATTCGCGCTATACGGGCTAAAAATCCGACCATAAAAATCGAAACACTGGTACCCGACTTTCGTGGTCGCATGGATCGTGCACTGGATATTCTTAATGCCACGCCACCGGATGTTTTTAACCACAATCTCGAAAACGTGCCACGTGTTTATCGCCAGGTTCGTCCCGGTGCAAATTATGAGTGGTCCCTGAAACTTCTTGAACGCTTTAAAGAAGCACACCCGGAAATCCCAACAAAATCCGGTCTGATGGTCGGACTGGGGGAAACCAATGCCGAGATTGTTGAAGTCATGCGCGATCTTCGTCGTCACGGCGTGACCATGCTGACGCTCGGACAATATTTACAACCCAGTCGTCATCACCTGCTCGTGCAGCGTTATGTGAGCCCTGCGGAATTTGATGAGATGAAAACCGCAGCGATAGAAATGGGCTTTACCCACGCGGCCTGTGGCCCCTTCGTTCGTTCTTCATACCATGCAGATATGCAAGCCAAGGGTCTTGAGGTGAAATAA
- a CDS encoding deaminated glutathione amidase has product MKVASGQFAVSRDWHQNQATVISLMVQALVGGADLLVLPESVLARDNIDPDWGVTAAQPLNGSIVTAVCAASRGNQLTTIMTVYVPNANGKVLNVLIVLRDGEIIGRYDKLHLYDAFNMQESRNVVAGNSVPPLITVAGINVGLMTCYDIRFPELARRLVLDGADVLVLPAAWVKGALKEMHWELLVAARALENTCYMVAAGECGPRNIGNSLVVDPFGVIVARAAEAPALIFADIDPARLTYARSQLPVLQNRRFTAPELDKNTVIRPLDGV; this is encoded by the coding sequence ATGAAAGTTGCATCGGGGCAATTCGCAGTGAGTCGTGACTGGCATCAGAATCAGGCTACTGTCATTTCTCTTATGGTGCAGGCGCTGGTGGGTGGTGCCGATTTACTAGTATTACCTGAAAGCGTATTGGCCCGTGATAATATCGATCCAGACTGGGGCGTTACAGCTGCACAGCCTCTCAATGGATCTATTGTTACTGCGGTCTGTGCAGCAAGCCGGGGTAATCAGCTGACCACGATAATGACTGTTTATGTTCCCAATGCTAATGGCAAGGTGTTGAACGTATTGATTGTACTGCGTGATGGGGAAATCATTGGTCGTTACGACAAGCTACATCTCTATGATGCTTTTAATATGCAGGAATCGCGTAACGTGGTCGCAGGCAACAGCGTGCCACCGTTAATCACTGTTGCTGGTATCAATGTTGGTCTGATGACCTGCTACGATATCCGCTTTCCTGAACTGGCCCGGCGATTGGTGCTGGATGGTGCAGATGTGCTGGTGTTGCCTGCTGCATGGGTCAAGGGAGCACTGAAAGAAATGCACTGGGAGTTGCTGGTGGCAGCCCGTGCGCTGGAAAACACTTGCTACATGGTGGCAGCAGGTGAATGCGGCCCACGCAATATTGGTAATAGCCTGGTGGTTGACCCGTTTGGGGTGATCGTTGCAAGGGCGGCTGAAGCACCGGCATTGATTTTTGCCGATATTGATCCAGCACGCCTCACTTATGCTCGGAGTCAACTTCCAGTACTGCAAAACCGACGTTTTACTGCTCCTGAACTTGATAAAAACACGGTGATACGACCCCTTGACGGTGTTTAA
- a CDS encoding ISL3 family transposase, which produces MDEKSLYAHILNLSAPWQVKSLSLDEKSGSVTVIVGIVGHTQLTCPTCGKSCPIHDHRRRKWRHLDTCQFTTLVEADVPRIDCPEHGCQTLPVPWAGPGSRYTLLFEAFVLSWLKISTVDAVRKQLKLSWNAVDGIMMRAVKRGLARIKQPLSARHLCVDEVGFKKGHQYVTVISDRQGRALQLTDDRGVESLASYLRSLRDHQLEEIKTLSMDMNTAYISAARIHLPNAVDKIAFDHFHVAKMLCAIVDKTRQAEMKQIPSSDRKDAHRSRYLWFYSKQNRFGRRAERLEVARLVLPQTNQCWVMKELARDLWHRRYDDHSRKLWQEWMAMAKDTGIPLMVSIARMVAKRLYGILNAMKNRVSNGNAESLNSKIRLLRIKSRGFRNKERFKLGVMFHYGKLNMAF; this is translated from the coding sequence ATGGACGAAAAGTCCCTCTATGCCCATATCCTTAACCTGTCCGCACCGTGGCAGGTAAAATCCCTTTCTCTTGATGAAAAATCTGGTTCAGTGACTGTGATTGTCGGCATTGTCGGGCACACTCAACTGACCTGTCCAACATGCGGTAAATCCTGCCCCATACATGACCACCGGCGTCGCAAATGGCGTCACCTCGATACCTGTCAATTCACCACGCTGGTTGAAGCTGATGTACCCCGCATTGACTGCCCCGAGCACGGTTGCCAGACACTGCCGGTTCCGTGGGCGGGGCCAGGCAGCCGCTACACCCTGTTGTTCGAAGCCTTTGTTCTTTCATGGCTGAAAATTAGCACCGTGGATGCTGTCAGAAAGCAGCTCAAACTCAGTTGGAATGCCGTGGACGGCATCATGATGCGCGCAGTAAAACGAGGCCTGGCCCGGATAAAACAACCCTTATCGGCCCGTCATCTCTGCGTGGATGAAGTCGGGTTCAAAAAAGGACACCAGTACGTCACCGTTATCTCTGACAGGCAGGGACGCGCTTTGCAACTGACCGACGATCGCGGTGTAGAAAGTCTTGCCAGTTATCTGCGTAGCCTGAGAGATCACCAGCTTGAAGAGATAAAAACGCTGTCTATGGACATGAACACGGCCTATATCAGTGCTGCACGCATCCATCTCCCCAATGCCGTGGATAAAATCGCCTTCGATCACTTCCATGTGGCAAAAATGTTGTGCGCCATCGTTGATAAAACCCGTCAGGCTGAGATGAAACAGATCCCGTCGTCAGACAGGAAAGACGCCCACCGCTCACGCTACTTATGGTTTTACAGCAAACAAAATCGCTTTGGGCGCCGCGCTGAGAGGTTAGAAGTTGCCCGGCTGGTGTTACCGCAAACGAACCAGTGCTGGGTAATGAAAGAGCTTGCCCGCGATCTGTGGCACCGCCGCTATGACGACCATAGCCGTAAGTTGTGGCAGGAATGGATGGCGATGGCTAAAGACACCGGCATACCACTCATGGTCAGCATTGCCCGCATGGTGGCAAAGCGGCTTTACGGCATTCTGAATGCGATGAAAAACCGGGTATCGAACGGCAATGCGGAGTCTCTGAACAGTAAAATACGGTTGCTGAGGATCAAGTCACGGGGCTTCAGGAATAAAGAACGGTTCAAGCTGGGCGTAATGTTCCACTACGGGAAGCTGAACATGGCGTTCTGA
- the tatE gene encoding twin-arginine translocase subunit TatE: MEGISIVKLLMIGALIVLLFGTNKLRSLGGDLGAAIKGFKKAMSDDDASAKKTQVEEDKPAEQVAHKE, encoded by the coding sequence ATGGAAGGTATCAGTATTGTCAAGCTGCTGATGATCGGTGCTCTGATTGTATTGCTGTTCGGAACCAATAAGTTGCGCTCTTTAGGGGGCGACTTGGGGGCTGCCATTAAAGGCTTTAAAAAAGCCATGAGCGACGACGACGCTTCCGCTAAAAAAACGCAGGTTGAAGAAGATAAGCCCGCCGAACAGGTTGCTCACAAAGAGTAA